In Phaseolus vulgaris cultivar G19833 chromosome 7, P. vulgaris v2.0, whole genome shotgun sequence, the genomic stretch atattttCGTTATGGAAAACTATTATAAGAGGTCAATTATTAGAAGGGACTTGAGATCATAGGTTAAGGGAGgttgtttctaagactaaaactaattactttttaaattctTATAAGCCCTGCACTGACTTGATTGTCAGATTGCAATGAACGAACAGGTAGGACCATCTGTTTCAGCAGAGTTACGTTCCAAAGGAGCAGGAAACAGACGGAtgtagagtttgtgattgaaatCAACCAACGAACAGTCAACCGACAAtaacaatataatatattttttcatagaaaaaaatttgctaaaaaaaaatgtgaaaatgtTTTAACTGTAACTGAGAGGATTTGTTATgtagaaaaagaaagatagaTTCATATTCCCatacatataaattatataaaaacaagaaaattcttagatttttttgaaaaaaaaaatagaaatttttttttaggaaaaaGACTATTCCAACTagaatagtaataaaaaaaacttattaaatgaaagaaagagacatcatatatatatataatgtaatttttattctatcaataactttatataaaatattaactttgtAGATTAAAAcattgaattataattttatatctataccagttttttttttctttcaaaaattgAAGGAATAATgaaatagtttatatttaatatatatatatatatatatatatataactactaattttgttttatatgaaTCATACATCAAATACgatttatattaaaagaaatttaaatttatcactaaattaaaaatagtgaTGTCATTGAAAATTATTGAGCAGTGTAACAATTAACTATTGAATTGTTTAATTGTTCGTTAGAATTTTGGATCTATCCAACATTATTTTATAGATAATTGGTATATATCAAATAGGCAcactatatattttaaaaatatactaaaacataataattttattatctttttatcattattttaatatttttttatcacaaacaatattatattatacttCAGCAATGACCAAATTTAAAGTGTTTAAGTTCTTTTTCTCatgtttattcttttatttattcatatgaagttccttttccttttattagaTTCTCCTTCAATCATATTTACATTAAATTGACTCCCATATCACTATTAAAATTGAAGTCGGTATCAcaaatgaattaaataaaaatatttactttattaaGTGCCCAAgttataaaagaattaaatacTACTATTTAAAAATCAACCATAGAAACTTATTTAAAAACCTTCCCCATGTCATCCTATATTTCgacaattcaaaattttaattaaatataacaaatttatataaatgattGATTGCAAGACTAGTTTGTGAGATgtattatttctaattttttaatggCTTGcgattcttttattttattattataatatctttttaatttcattttattatttaatataatttctttaaaaactagtcaatataatatatttttttattaattttacgGTGACATTATTATAATTACACATCTAGTTAACTATGTCacatatttcattaataaacaattttaattaatatataatttatttatatcaatctttatttttattacgaGTATGATCATCTATGTCTTTTCTCTTGATTAGTTAGGAGAATTTTGTTTTTGACAATAAGACTTGTGATGAAGATTAGGAATGAGTTCTATAAGAATTGAAACAatcattcatatttttttattgtttaatatcaatagaaaaaaaataagtataatgAAAGCGATTGTATTAActcgttttaaaaaaattaaataatcaaatcattataatataaaaatatattaaatatataatttaacatttaatttataCCTTTTCATAGTTTAAGttggaattaaaataaaaaaataaagtaactAATAGAGAGCACGTTATCAGAAGCAAGAGACGGTGAGGTACACGCACTTAGGTAGGCATAGCAAGCATCAGCGTAAACAAGATCGACAACAGTGCAAGAAACATCATCAAAATCATCGACAAATCGAAGTTTCAGAAATCCGCTGGCTATGACTGCAGCTGTTGTCGTTCCACTGGGCCTTCTCTTCTTCTCCTCTGGCCTCATCGTTAACCTCATTCaggttttctttctttctaaatAAATCAAAATCCCTATTCTTTCACCATCAACCGATCCATTTCACActcttttttatcattattttatgtttttgcaTTTTTGGTTATTATTCGAGATTTCGCTCCGCCCCTTCTTGTTGGAACTCCTTCATTTTGTTCAACTCGGATAAAGTTTTCTTCACTGAGTATTAGTTGTTTGTCGATTAATTGATGATAATTGGTACTGTGGGGTGTTAAAAAGTTGTGGTGTGATGCTCTCAGGCACTATGCTACGTGTTTGTGCGGCCGGTGTCGAAGAATTTGTACCGGCGGATGAACCGGGTGGTGGCGGAACTGCTGTGGTTGGAACTCGTGTGGATTATTGATTGGTGGGCTGGTGTTAAGGTTTAGTTTCTCTTGTCTTGGTTAATGTTGTTGATTTTATTCATAGTTCACTGGTGCAAAGTGTTGTTTTGTGCTTTACTTGCTTGCTCTGCTAGATGGTGTGGCTTTGGAGTACTGAATGAGTTTAATAGGCGTGCAATGGCGGTGTAAGTTTTTATACTGTTAGTTAATCAGAGATTATCTTTGGTATGACTTTTAAAGTAGCTACTGTAAATTATGGTTTGTGATTGGGTATGTATTATTTATCTTTACTGAATTATTTCTGGCCGGTTTCTTGAATTGgcatttgaatttttaaacCTTGGGTATTTATAGGCGGGTGTACGATTAGACCCTAAGGTTCGTTTGAGTGAAGGTTGTTTAATTGGGGAATGAACCGGGTCGTGATGTTTAGGATACTTAAAAGTGAAGAAATGCGAAAGTTGATGCTTGGCTTGTATGATGTCGACTTTCAACTGAAATGAAGCTGTTCTAGCTTGTGTTTATTTTTAATGGGGGAATTTAATGGACAAGACAGAATATAACTGCTACTTTTCCATGATTACTGCTGTGGCAATGGCTAGGATTAGAGATTGTGAATTTTTTGGGTTAAAGTTACTTTTTCTGCTCATGGACTTGAAATGATTGCAATACAAATATCTAGTTCTTTAGTGATTAGCAGGTTTGCGCAGACACTGTAATCTTTTTTTAGTTAAGGGATTTTGGCATTAAAATGGAGGGGAGATCTTGCACAGTGCTAGATGGGTCCATACGGTGGGAAATTGGATTGAGgattacaattattttttatcattcttaTTTTTGTGTTTACTTTTCTCCTTTTGTGATAGATTTTGTTTTTCCCTTAGCAACTAAGCTATGAAAAAAGTAGAGATTTAGGATGACTGAATATTACTGCTTGCAGGCATGTTTTACCAACCAATTTGGCACATTTATCCATTCTTTTCTCTTCTTGATAGACCTTCTTTTCATTTAAACTATAGGAAAAATTCAATCCTTCTGATATCTCTTCTCTTTtgttgtttaatgtttttgatcACCCTGACTCATGTTCTAATCCTATTATTTCTACTAACTAATTTGAAGCGTATTACAATGTGTAAAACTGATTTTTCATCTAAGAAGAAAAAGTAGTAATTTAAATGACATCATATATGAATTTAACTTAATTGTTCTTATTGTTGCATTTTGAATAACCAAATCTTCTTTTGGAACTTTTATGTCTTCAGGTCCAAGTATTCACAGATAGTGAAACTTTTCGTTCAATGGGTAAGTATCTTCTATTGCATTTGGTGCTTTACGCTTTCCTACCTCTCCCTCCCCCCTTCATTTTGTTTCTTCTTGTGTTGTGCACGTGTTTTGGAAAAGGAAAAAGGAGTATATAAGGTCTCTgcatttttcttaatataaatcACTTGAATTCTGATTCTGTCTAGAATTTTCCAGGTAAAGAGCATGCTCTTGTCATATCCAATCACAGAAGTGACATTGATTGGCTCGTTGGATGGGTTTTAGCTCAGGTGATTGTCGTATTTAGTATGACCCCTTTCACATATTCAACACAAGAAAATTAATACTAGAATTTACAATGTATTAGAATCAATTGCATATTTCATTTGTCATTCTGAAATGTTTAATATTATCTTACTAGGACAAAAGTACTCATAGTTGAGGCCTACTTATAGGTCTATTTCATCATAAATGTGATATTCTTAGATTTGAATTGTGTTTCTTGACTCATCTGGGTTTGCTTCAACTACTGACTTATTTTTGAACATTATTATTCTTCAGCGTTCAGGTTGCCTTGGGAGCACTCTAGCTGTGATGAAGAAATCCTCTAAGTTTCTACCGGTATGTTATGTTAGAGCTTGTTGAATGGTACTTGTTTTCCTATGTTTATGTTTTAATGGTTTGATTAGGGGTGATAGAAATTATATGATTTGAAATTGGAATGAATTGTGAAATGGGGGCATTTATTGTATGCATATATTGATAATAACGGGATGTTCCGTTTGCTAGTTTTGTTTATCACATGATCTATGTCTGCTTAAGGCGTGGTTGGACATGGATGCTTTTGAACCTACTTGAACTTTTGATAGCTTCATTGATCATATCATCATTTATGTCAATGTTGATCATCAACTAAGTTAAAATGTGCAGGTTATTGGTTGGTCAATGTGGTTTTCCGAATATCTTTTCTTGGAGAGAAGTTGGGCCAAGGATGAAAGCACACTAAAGGTATGGGATACTCAAATATAATTGATATTTGCACATGTTATTGTTATAATTGTAGAAATAAGgatcaaatattatataattattaatatttagattctatatgtattattaagaacatttttatttatttttgtatcatatctttattattaaagGATATTAAATCTCCtctatttattgtattaattccTTTCTCTCAATACAAATAAAGCATCATTGTCTCAAAATCACGCCGTTTCAGCTCAATGTTTGTTTTTTCCTATAGTTTAACTGTTATATTAATGTCTTCTTATTTATTCACCTAGATGTAAAAATTACTGTAAATTTTCTGTCTAACCCTTGCGCTGTCCACGTCCTCTATCTCTTGGTATGTTAACTGTTTTACTATTGTGAACCTCATTTGAGTCTTGCAATATTGTATTTGCAGTCAGGCCTACAGCAATTGAGGGATTTCCCTCTTCCCTTTTGGTTGGCTCTATTTGTAGAAGGAACTCGCTTTACACAAGCCAAACTATTAGCTGCTCAGGAGTATGCAGCCTCAGCTGGATTGCCTGTTCCTAGAAATGTTTTGATTCCAAGAACTAAGGTTGAATATAATTCCTTGATTTTTTTGTCTGTCTTTTTTCCTTGTCTTTTTTCTTTCCACTGTTTGAAGGTTCTGCATGATTCTTGTCTAGTTAATTTTCAGGCTCAACTAATCCATGTTAGCATACTTTTGGAGGGATTTTATGTGAAAACATATTACTTCTCTACTGCTTATAATTTGTTGTTGTCACTCTACCTGTCAAGGGTGGTTAAAGGGGTTGTCTTAATTTTGAGTTTTAAAATGGAGAACTAGTTTTCTTTTTAATGATTCAGAATGGTGATACTTTGGATACTTCTGTGAAATATATGCTAGGTTAATATGGACAATTGGTCATTGATTTATCTAATGTTTTGAGGATTGTGAAAATTGAATTTCATTTGTAAGATGAGTTATTTAGATTCTTGTGAATGTATAACCCTCTTATTTTGTGGAATATTCTTacagctttttcatcaaagtTGATTTAATCCTATATCAATTTTGTTGTTGTACTAcaatataaactatatttaaataaaaaaaaaacccgagacccttttttaatttaattagggTGTCTTCATTTCACTCTTTGTTTCACCTCGTATTATTGTCTTCGTGACTTCTTGACTCTTATTGTAAATTTGGTCTGTCTCCCAAACTAGACAATGTAggttagaaaaataattaggGGTTCTACAAAAACATGTTTATTTGGGTTTTCTTAGAAATGATCAATCatataaaaacaagaaaattgGAAGTTCATCGGGTAGGAAATTTTGCACGCTGTTGGATGGGGGTTTAGGTCCAGTTGGTAGTGactgtttatttttaatttcattctaaCAGTTCTGGTATTGGTTTACAACCATAGATTCTATGTTTGAGCTGTGGTCGCCCAATGAAAGAATTAGGGTGTAGAACTAGACTTCTAAGTTTCATTCCAATTCTATTGCTTGGATGTTTgagatagaaattaaaaaagtagAAGTCTCATATTAAAACCTATTTAATATAGTagtaaattaaacattttaaagacaataaaataattgttatcaataacatattaaaaaaagttaaatactCCTGTAACTTCAACTTTTTTGAAGAAGTGGGGAGGTGTGTCTTTTACCTTTCCAATTGAGTACAATTTTTAATTCCAAAAGTGTAGGCAATTTAAAATACTCTAGGCATCACATTTAAGGGTAAGGACTATGCTGCTGATCTTCAACTGTATTAGTTTCACACATATTAAGAGCCAGAGCTAAATGCAATACTTTTGCATTTGATTTATCAACTACATTTTCCTTGTTTTTCCATGAAACATTATTTCCTCCACTCTGAACACAGTACTCAAGTTGATAATCTATCGCAAGTGGAGCCTGCCTAGTTTTTATCTGTAGTGGCCCATATTTTTGTACATTAGATCCTTTCGAAGAAAACCTATATATCCCTGGATATGAATGACTTTATCCCTATGTTGCTCACTTGAACATTTTTGGACTAGTCATGGCACGGAAATTTAATTTTTCCGCTAGTATTTGATACCTACCCAGGTCTGAATATAACTCGtcaattgtatattttttaacatttgcGTACAGAAGTATCAATTGGTCCACATGATGTTTGAGCTAATCTGAAGCTGGAGTAGAGACTTATGTATCAAGGTAGGTCCTAGAATTTGCATTTAAGGCCTAATTCAAGCTCTCAAAATTGACTTTGAAGGTGTGGACTAGCTAAGCTTTATAGAGCTTATTAAGTTATGTCAATTGTTAATGTGGAACTAAACCACCACTCATGAGGGCTACAATTAAAGGTAGCCCCATTGACGCCACAACTAAGGTAGGCTAGAGATGATCGCAATTAAAGTAACTTTTGAACACTCTCCTTCACACATAGGGCCCAACGATGATCTAAAATAGGTTCTTAATTTTAGGGTTTGGGTTTATAACTCGTATCACTAGATGATGCAGGACTCAATCACACCCTTGAGGCTGCAATTAATACCCCCAACGAGGCCATAACTAAGGTAGCTTTCCAACAGTAAGTTGAGGCATTTTTGGGCTTTACTAGTGAGGTGAAGTAATGAGAGTCCTCAAAGAAAGTCACATTTGCAACATTTAAAAGCAACACATTTGAAGGGAATACACCAATATCCTTGCTGTTTTATTAAATTCTTTTTTCTGTCCAAATTGGGTTTAAATTTTGTTGcttaagttttaaaaaacaatgaaaaaatcttaaaattccTCCATTAAAGATACCCAGTTATATCTTAAAAAATACGTATGCAAGTGACAAAATACCTGTACTCTTCAATGCAACTGACTTTAAAATCAGGTTGTTGCTGCCCTTTGctgtattttgtttgagaaACATGCAATCTTGCCAATGTCACTCTACCTTGCTGTGGAGATGGTTGTGTTTTAATTTGATGTTTTGCCTTTCTGATTTTGTGTTCTGTCATATATTGGATTTTTCTGTTTGGGAAGATATCACATCCTCCTTGTAGCTGTACTTTCACTCTTTAAATCTTCAAATTACTTGTTGTAAAAACTGTCGAAATGGTTTAAGCTACCTGTTACAGTAAGTTCACATGATTTTAATGTGATTTCGAAGTAGATATTGACTTCATCATTTCATTTTACTTTCATGGTTTGGCTTCTTTGTTCTTCTAAATTTACTTGACACATTCAATGTCACATATATGACCTAATATTGCTAAGCATTGTATTAGGTTTTATTGTTCTTTTCTGTTTGCTCTGAAATATTTACTCGGCTATGTTGCTTTCAGGGTTTTGTTTCAGCAGTAAATCATATGCGCTCATTTGTTCCTGCCATTTATGATGTAACAGTGGCAATTCCCAAGAGTTCACCTGCTCCTACAATGCTAAGACTCTTCAGAGGGAAATCTTCAGTGGTGAGCCTATCAAAGTAGACATTTAGAAAGAACAAAATAAGAGCAGAAGCTATCAAACATGAGACTTTCATCAAgtttcttttaatttcattgtctTCACTATTCTCCTACTAGTAATTAACGTGAAGGGTTTTTAACTGCAGAATTAATTTAATGTGACCATAAATAAGAATTAGGTCAGGAGGCAGGAAAAGGAGTGTTCTCAATGTGTGTCTTGATTTATGAATGCCTCTCTGATCAATCTGTATTCTTTGGTACTATGGTAGCCATGAAGAAGGCGCATTAAGATTAGGAGTCCGATGCATGTAGGTAGAATTGATTTGTTTTGTTCTTCCCCAAATTATATGCTATTTCCAGAGCATATTTTTCAAAGTGTGTATGGAATAAgatttcattttttcttctttgattttTGGTTTTATGGTGTTGAAGCCCAAAAGAGACTGTAGTAAGAAAAGTGAATCAAATAGAAGATTGTCTGGTTAAATGGATTGAAAGAAGACTAAAGAGAACTTCAGAAGAAACTATTAAAAGACATTTTTAGCAGATCTGAATGGTGTTTATTTATCCATATTGACTATCTCCCTTAGTATGATAAGACTTGGTTGTTGTTTAACGACCATTGTAGGACACCTGATAATCTTATTTTACAAAACTTTATGCTGGAGATTTGGAGTAGGCTTGTTTGTATTTATGGAAAACCATCCTATTGCTGGGGAATTTGGAGGCAATATCGTTGTTTGTTAGAGGAAAAAGAGTTTTGACTTGGCATTTGGTACTTTCGTTATTACTTCAAAGAATAACGGAACTTTTTAAGGATCCATAGTTTTATTTGCAGCTACCTTAGCAATTGAGTGCGTATGTTTTTAGCTTTTACTTTGAAGAATAACGAAGCTTGTAAGGATTCAGATTTTTCTGTGTAGCTACTTGACCGAATGATATACACCACTTCAATATGCCGTTTTTCCTTAGTTTGCTTTTGTTCATCAAGAGGATTTCTTATCTTTCCTTCATAAtcttatatattttctatattgAATGTATAGTTTAGTTAAAAATTTACTCACTTTACCACCGTAGGTGCATGTGCATATTAAGCGACATTTGATGAAGGA encodes the following:
- the LOC137830589 gene encoding 1-acyl-sn-glycerol-3-phosphate acyltransferase 2 isoform X1; protein product: MTAAVVVPLGLLFFSSGLIVNLIQALCYVFVRPVSKNLYRRMNRVVAELLWLELVWIIDWWAGVKVQVFTDSETFRSMGKEHALVISNHRSDIDWLVGWVLAQRSGCLGSTLAVMKKSSKFLPVIGWSMWFSEYLFLERSWAKDESTLKSGLQQLRDFPLPFWLALFVEGTRFTQAKLLAAQEYAASAGLPVPRNVLIPRTKGFVSAVNHMRSFVPAIYDVTVAIPKSSPAPTMLRLFRGKSSVVHVHIKRHLMKDLPEENEAVAQWCRDIFVAKDALFDKHIAEDTFSDQELQDTGRPIKSLVVVLSWACVVVTGALKFLQWSSLLSSWKGVAFSAIGLGVVTLLMHILIQFSQAERSTPSKVAPAKSRNREELEARDNKQD
- the LOC137830589 gene encoding 1-acyl-sn-glycerol-3-phosphate acyltransferase 2 isoform X2; amino-acid sequence: MGKEHALVISNHRSDIDWLVGWVLAQRSGCLGSTLAVMKKSSKFLPVIGWSMWFSEYLFLERSWAKDESTLKSGLQQLRDFPLPFWLALFVEGTRFTQAKLLAAQEYAASAGLPVPRNVLIPRTKGFVSAVNHMRSFVPAIYDVTVAIPKSSPAPTMLRLFRGKSSVVHVHIKRHLMKDLPEENEAVAQWCRDIFVAKDALFDKHIAEDTFSDQELQDTGRPIKSLVVVLSWACVVVTGALKFLQWSSLLSSWKGVAFSAIGLGVVTLLMHILIQFSQAERSTPSKVAPAKSRNREELEARDNKQD